The Parabacteroides timonensis sequence GGCTTTCTCGAATTCCGGATGCTGGTTATAAACTTCTTCTATTGATAAAAGAACTTCTTTCACGGCTTGCAAGTACTCTTTTTCGCCCGGGTGCTTTGCTTCCAGTGCAGATAAAATAACTTCTGTCTTCATAGCGTTTCTTGCTTTTTTAGGAATAACAATGTGTAGGCAAATGTAGCGAATTCTATGGACTGACCAAGGGTTTTGCTTTCTTTTTGATAGTGAATTATATGTTTTTGATGCATATCTTTGGGCTGATTCTCCTTGCTTGCCATCCTTCTAGCTTCAATATGCCTAATATTTAGTGTACAGGCAAGCGTCTTTTAATATTCAGGTCATGACTTCTTTCTTCTTTTTTTTCCTTACATTTGGGCGCATATAATTCTATGAAATCGTTATGAGCGGAATACCGGATTTTAAGAACCTTGTGTTTAAAGACACATCATTCGCCAATCTAATGAATAAGCGTATATATAATGTATTGCTTATTGCTACAAAATATGATGCCTTTATGTTGGAAGACGACGGGCGGGTCGATGAACAGATATTTAACGAATATACTTCGCTGAGCCTTCGTTATCCTCCCCGTTTTACCCAGGTGACTACGGAAGAAGAAGCACTGGCTGAACTGGAAGACCGTAATTTTGAATTGATCATCTGCATGCCTAATATGGACGACCGCGATATTTTTGCGGCGGCAAAGGAGATCAAGGTGCATTATCCTAATATTCCTATCGTGGTGTTGACGCCTTTCTCCAAAGAAGTTTCCAAACGTATAGCCAATGAAGACCTGAGTGCGATCGACTATGTATTCAGTTGGCTGGGAAATGCCGAGCTGTTGTTGGCTATTATTAAACTTATTGAAGATAAGTGGAATGCGCCCGACGATACGAAAAGTGTAGGTGTGCAGATCATTCTGTTGGTGGAAGATTCGATCCGTTTCTATTCTTCCGCTTTGCCGCATCTGTATAAGTTTGTTTTGGAGCAGAGCCAGATGTTTGCCAAGGAGGCGCTTAACGGTCACCAGCAGACGCTTCGTATGCGTGGTCGTCCGAAAATCAAACTGGCAAGAACCTACGAGGAAGCTGTCCGTATATTCGACCAGTACCGGGATAATATGCTCGGTATCGTTTCGGATATGAGTTTTATGCATAATGGGATGAAAGATCCTTATGCTGGTTATAAGTTTGGGCAGTATGTCCGTAAGACGGGATTGATCATTCCTTTTGTCCTGGAGTCGTCAGAGTCGTGCAATAAAGTATATGCGAAGGAGCTGGGTGCGTCGTTTATCGATAAGAATTCGAAAAGTTACCCGCAGGATCTCCGTAAGAAGATTATGCAGCGTTTCGGGTTTGGCGATTTCGTTATCCTGAATCCGCAGACGAAGGAAGAGATCATGCGTATCAAGGATTTGAAGGATTTGCAGAAGAAAGTCTTCCAGATACCGGACGATTCGTTGGTTTATCATCTTTCGCGCAATCATTTCTCACGCTTCTTCTATTCGCGTGCCATGTTCCCGCCGGCAGAGGTCCTGAAGCGAGTGGACGTGAGCGATTATAAAGATATGGATGAGGCTCGTAAACTGATATTCGACCTTATCGTACAATACCGCCGGATGAAGAACTCCGGGGTGGTGGCCATCTACCAGAAAGACCGTTTCGACGAGTACAGCAACTTTGCCCGTATCGGTGACGGTTCGCTGGGAGGAAAGGGGAGAGGCCTTGCTTTTATGGGAGCAATGGTGAAACGTTATCCGAAATTGGAGACGGAAAACTTCAATACCAACATACCGAAGACGGTAGTTATATGTACCGATATCTTCGACGAATTTATGGAGACGAACGAGTTGTTGCCTATCGCCTTGGGGGATGCCGACGATGAGACGATCCTTAAATATTTCCTTCGTGCCAGTCTGCCGGCCAGTCTGATCGACGACCTGATGGCTTTCTTCGATGTCGTGAAGAGTCCGATAGCCGTCCGTTCGTCCAGTTTGCTTGAAGACTCTCATTATCAACCGTTCGCCGGTATTTATTCTACTTATATGATTCCCCGGATGGAGGATAAATATGAGATGTTGCGTATTCTGAGCGATGCGATCAAGGCGGTGTATGCTTCTGTGTTCTATCGTGACAGTAAGGCATATATGACGGCAACTTCCAACCTGATCGATCAGGAGAAGATGGCGATCGTATTGCAGGAAGTGGTCGGCAACCGTTACAACGATCATTTCTACCCGACCATCTCCGGGGTGGCCCGATCACTGAATTTCTACCCGATCGGTAACGAGAAGGCGGAAGACGGTATAGCCAATATCGCCCTCGGACTGGGGAAATATATTGTTGACGGTGGTCAAACTTTGCGTTTCTCCCCGCGCCACCCGCATAATATTTTGCAGATGAGTACGATGGATTTCGCCCTTCGTGAGACGCAGACCCGCTTCTATGCGCTCGATCTGGAGAACCTGGCACAGCAGTTCTCTATCGACGACTCTTTCAACTTGTTGCGTCTGAACCTGAAGGATGCCGATGCCGACGGTTCTTTGAAATATATCGTTTCTACTTACGATCCGTACGATCAGATCATTCGTGACGGTTATTATTCCGGAGGGCGGAAGATCCTCTCTTTCGTTAATATCCTGCAACATGATGTATTCCCGTTGGCAAAGACGTTGGATGAATTGCTTCGTATCGGTCAGGAGGAAATGGGGCGTCCGGTAGAGATCGAGTTTGCTGTAAATGTCGACCCTAATAATCATGATAAGGCAACTTTCTATCTGCTTCAGATCCGTCCGATCGTCGATAACAAGGAGATTATGGATGAAGACCTGAGCCAGGTTAAGAATGAAGAGACAATCCTTTCTTCGACCAGTGTATTGGGTCATGGTATCGTGACGGACGTACAGGATATTATCTATGTAAAGAGCGGCGCTTTCAATTCTTCAAACAATCAGTTGATCGCTTATGAGATAGAGAAGCTGAACCGTCGTTTCACGGAAGAGGAGAAGAACTATGTCTTGGTTGGTCCCGGACGTTGGGGCAGCAGTGACCATTGGTTAGGTATCCCGGTGAAATGGCCTCATATCAGTAATGCGCGTGTGATAGTGGAATGTGGCCTGGAGAACTATCGTGTCGACCCGAGCCAGGGAACGCATTTCTTCCAGAACCTGACTTCTTTCGGTGTCGGTTACTTCACAATCAATCCTTTCAAAGGCGACGGCTGGTTCGATGAAGCGTATTTGAATGCTTTACCGGCTGTTGAGGATACAGAGTATCTGCGTCATATCCATTTTGACAAACCGATCGTTATAAAGATGGACGGGAAGAAGAGTTTAGGTGTAGTACTTAAGCCGGAATAAGATAGTATATAGCAAAAAAAGTCCTCTCATGCATCAAGCAGAGAGGACTTTTTTGTTTTATGACGCAATGGTGTATCAGTCTTTCTTCTTGATAAAGTCCGAAGGATAATTCACCTTGTTGATGATCTCGTTATCCTTTAAACGAATCCAGGTTTTGAAACCTTTTTCACCTTCTGTCATTTCGATCACACGGGCACCGTTGGTCAGATTGTTATAAACCGTGTCGCCACCGGTATAACGGCCGTAAGCCAATAAGATACCTTTCCAGTAAACGGCATAATCGTCATCATGGTCGTGACCGACAAATACGCCTTCGATGTCTCCCATTTCTTTCATGGAAGCAAACAGGCCGGAGTTTAGTTGCGGTGCACAAGCCTTTTCCTTACGTGTTCCTACCATTATAGCAGTTTCGTCAGATGCTGCCTGATTGTATTCCGGTAAAGCGATGTGGAAGAATGCCAATGAAGGAACCGGCGTTCCACCGTTTTGCTTTGTGAATTTAGTGCTGTTGTCGCGATACCATTGAATCTGGTCGAACTTGATGTAATCGTATCCGCCGATCCCTTCGATCTGTGAATACGAATGAGAGTCCATACAATAAAGTACGGCTGCATCTTTATTTCCATTCGACGATTTGATCGGCAGGATGTAGTTGCTGGCTCCGGATACACCTTTTACTGAGTCGGTCAGGTTATAAGGGATTGTCCGGATAATATCGAACAGCTGCGCACGTGTCAGCCCTTGCTCGTTATCATGGTTACCGAATGTCATACCGAAAGGTATTTTGCGTTGGGCTGCCAGGTTGAGTATGGTGCGCATACCTTCTTCGGCAGGTTTTCCGTAGATTACATCACCGGTGAAGAGTACCAGATCCGGCTTTTCTGCATCCAATACCTCATTAATCCTTTCAACAGAGATTGCCGATTTCGGATTGTTATGGATATAATGTACGTCCGTAAACTGTACGATCTTAAATTTTCCGTCTTTATTGAATTGCAGTGACGGTTGCTGGGCGTTACCGTTCAGTAAGCCGCCCAACAGGAATAACATGCTAAATAATATCTGTTTCATCATCTATTTATTTAAATACCGGCATCGGACGTCCGATCCAAACTTGCGGTTGTTTCAGGTTGAAGATTTCAGCAACGGTAGAAGCGCAGTCGAACTGCATCATGCTGATGTCATCGAAGCAATATCCTTTTTTGATATTTTTACCGGCGATGATAAAAGGAGTCTCCATTTCCTGCATCGTCTTGCCGCCATGCCCTTTGTTGATACCACCGTGATCGGCTGTGATGATGAAAATCGTTTCATCGTACATACCGGCTTTCTTTACTGCATCGACGATCTGGCCGATATAACCGTCCAACTCTTTGATTTTAGCATAGTAAGCGGGAGTGTCGTGTCCATCGGCATGTCCTACATGGTCAGGATTATCAAAAGCGATCATTGTAAGGGTCGGCTTTTTCTCGGTGATGTATTTAACGGCCATTTCGCATAATACGGTTGGCTGTTTGTTATAGTCGGGACCTTGTGCATGATAGCTCATAGACAAGGTATCAACAAGATATTTGATACCGTCCCAGTCGTAAAGACAACCGATCTCGGCATCCGGCTGAGCATCGCGAAGCAATTGGAAAACTGTCGGGAAAATGCCGTGTTTATTTAGTTCGCGTGAAGGCAGCTCTGGTGTTTTTGAACCCCATTCTGTGTATCCGTGGATCTCTGGACCCGCACCCATGAACATAGAGGCCCAGTTCACAGCACTGGAAGATGGCAGTACGGAACGTTTCTTCAACGTATAAGAACCGTCTTTCATAAATTGTTTAGTGACGGGCATCTCCGCTTTTTCTACACTGTAAGCTCCCCAGCCGTCGAGGCCGATCCAGACTACGTGTTTTGCTTTTGGTTTGGCGGCAAAAGCCGAACTAACGGTGAAAATGGTTAAAACCAGAAAAAGTAATAAGTTTCTTTTTTTCATGATATGTGTTTAATTTTGTATTAGTACATCAAAGGTATGTAAAATAGGTACGAATATCTAATTATCATAGCTTCTTTTATCATTATTTTATAGTAATATCGAATTGGTCGTACGACTCGGTTCTCCAGGATTTATCGGCTGTTGTCGGCGAAATAGCGAAAAGTGGGGAGAACGTTTTTATCTTAATTGTCTGACCATCCGGCATAAATTCCATGATACGCAACCAGCCGTCGCCACCGTTGCCATGCCAGAAACCGTCGGCCGTCTGGGCGTTGAACATCATCTGTGGAATCTCTTTGCCGGCAGCATTTTTATCCACACGGAAAGAAACATTGTCCTTGAAAGGAGCTATCTCGCATTCATGGCCGCAGATCACCATACAGATGTTGGAAGAGGGATATACGAGTTTCTGCCAAATGGCTTCCCCGTAATTAGCCGGAGATACTTTGTAGTTCTCTTTTATGTGGCGTTTGCCGTTCCAGGCGAGATAAGAGTGGGTTAGGAGAATAACTTTGTGATCTTTATACTTCGGCTTTTCGGTGATAGTCTTTGCCCATTCGATGGCTTCGTCGCGTGGTGCGAACTCCAGGGAGATAACCAGTATTTTGCCCCAGGTCTTCGTGTCGAATTCGTATGCTGCATTTTCAAGCGTAGGGATATCCTGATAGTTGTTTCCCACTTCTACCAGTGATTTTCTCCAGCAGGAGTTTCTTTCCGAAGGAAAATAGGCGGGGAAACGGCATAAACGGTTTTCCGACTTTTCGTATCCGTAGTCATGATTGCCGGTACAGATAACGTAAGGTAATTTATTATCCAACCGGGCAAAAGCCTGTGAGGCCGCTTTCCATTGTTCTTCGCTGGTCTGGTTGCCGTTCACGCCGTCCGGTATACGGATTTCGTTCTGTTCAACCAGGTCGCCGGTACATAGGACGGCTTCGATATTTAATCTTTCTTTGTTGTTGGCTGTCCATGCGGTCATCAGTTCGAACAAGGGTTGGTTGACATCGAATTTGGTGTAGCTCTGGGGATCGGGTAACAAGATCATGGAGAATGACTGGTCGTCCGTTAATTTAGGTTGTACAGGCTGTACCTGTGCATTCATTGTCATCATATTCAGTAAGGTGATGACGGATAAGAATAATCTTTTTTTCATTTGTATTTAGTTTAATGTATTATTTGTCGGATGGAGGCGTCAGTTCGAATGTAGTCAGGACTGCTGCATGGTCGGAAGCCCATACGTCGTCTATCTCCGGTGTTGTTTTTATGATTTTGGAAGAGACAGCGCGGATATTGTTCCCTTTATAATAAAGGAAGTCGATCCTGTTTCTTTGCAGTTGCCCGTAGATGGCGGCGAAGGTCCCTTCCGGACGTTTTATTTCATCCGGATTGATTTCGCGGAAACTGTCTTTATATCCTTTTTCCTGCATATATCGGGAAATAGGGAAGTCGACGGGACCATATCCGTAATGAAACGGTGCGGCAGCGGCGGTCCAGTCTAAATGGCTGCAGGAATTAAAATCACCGCCAAGGATAACCGGAATATCTTCGCCCGTTAAATAAGGTTTTGTATCATTTTCCAGAATGTTTTGCAGGTCGACTAGTCCCAGTCGGGCATCATCGGCGATCCATGCATAAGGATTATGACCTATCATATGAAAACTGCCGGTATATTCGGGATGATAAGCATACCGTATCCAGCAGGCGTTGACTAACATCTGTCGTTGGTCGGGTAATGTCAGTTTGACAGGGTTGGAAAAGAATGTTTTCTTTGTCGGTAGGGGAGTTATGGAATATCTGCTGAAGAGTACCAGATTATCCTGTAAAGAGGCGGTCTGCATGTTATATCCCAATTCCTCTTTTATACGTTGTTGACTGCCGTATCCTTCCTGCATGGTAATAACGTCTGCATTTGTTGTCTTAATAAGATCGATGATCCGGGTTACTCCATCTTTACCCAGGTGATTGCCTCCATGCCAGATGTTCCATTGAAGAACCTTAACGATGTTCGGATTGCTTTTACTGTTCTCGGTGATGCTTTTATCAATGGGGTCTTCGCTTTTTTCAGGAATGTATTCAGTCTCGTCCAGTTTGAAAGACGGTACGGATATTTTTATTTTATTGCCGGGATTAGCCTTGTCTGCAATATCTGCCGTAACTAATAAATAGTTGATGCCGGGTGTTAATGTGACAGCTCCCGATTCATTCCGGAAAGACATTTTCTTCCGGGGCTTTTCCCCTTGTCCAAATAATTCAGTTTTTACATCTGAACGAGCTTTTTTACCTGTATAATAGACATGGATATTGGATATATCATTTAAAGAGGTAACTTCCGACAGGTCGAGATCGAGTGCTGTTAAACGCAAAGGAGCTTGATCTCCTGTGACGGCTATTCTTAATTTGAGTATCTGGTCGTCCGTACTTCCCTGATCTGCATCCCATTCACTGTCGATAACAACTGCATTAAATAATTCTTGTTGTTTGGAAGGTACTACGAATTTAGGGTTATCATTCACAACGGTATAAGCTAACGGGGCAGTCCCTTTATATTGGTTTCTGCCGTTTCGCAAATGGTATGCCTGGTCTCCTTTGCCGACCCAATTGGTTATTACTTCTTCGGTTTTTGTTCCGTCGTCAAAGTTGTAGTAGGCAACCAGTGAATTGAATAAAGGATGAGTAGGTGCTAAAGGTTTATTCATCCATTCCTTTAAAGTCTCTGTTGGCACGGCTGTATTCCAGATACGGACTTCATCCATGAATCCCCCGAAAGTGGTCGGTTCATCTTCATTGACTCCCAATGCTCCGGGAAGAACGGATATACCTGTTGTTTTGCTGTCGATGACTTCTCCGTCCAGATAAAGTCGGGTAACGAATCCGTCGCAGCTTACTGCTACATGATGCCATTGATCATCCAATACTTCTTTAGACCATAAATTAGCCCATGTGCTATGAAGTTTTCCATTTTCAATGACCAACGGCAGATAATCCGCCCTGTTCGTAAAACTATATTCACCACCTCCAAAGATGACTTCCAGGTCTTTCCATGAGTTGTCATCGCCCTTGATCCATGTCTCAAGGGTCCATGATCCAGTCAGGAAACCGATGCCGGTACGGACGTTATTGTCTTTTCCGTCCAGATGTAAGGCGAGATTGCGGGTAGGAAGTTGTGATGAAACAATGAAAATAGAAAAGAAAGGTATAAGTAGAGCAAAGATGTATTTCATGGTATTATTGTATTATTTAAAAGCGAACAAATCTATAAAAAAACATTGAAGTAAAGAAGGGTTTGTAATACAAACCCTTCTTTTGTTTAGACTATTTTATTATCCACATAATATTATTTATATTGTCAACTCCTCCCCATTGACGTTGTAAAGCGATATCCATTTGCTCCTTATTATAATTTATTTCATTTTGAGGGTAAAGCCATCTCATTGGAATCTTATCTCTTACTTCATTTAAATTAGTTTCCGGATTAATTGGAAATTTTGGATTACCAGTTCTTCTATATTCATAATAAGAATCCCATTGTAAATGGAAAAATGAAGCTAAATAGGTCTGCATCCAAATTTGTTCTAATCTTTCCTGTATTGAACCTTCTTGTCTGTAAGAAACATAAGGACCTGTTAAATATTCCTTGATATAATCATCTGTTATGGATACTCCTTGAGTATATATTTCTTCATTGGGTACAGTAGATCTAACAAATTCAAAAGATGCACGAATACCTTTTTCATAGTATTCTTTAGCGGAGCCGTTTATCCAACCTCTTTCTACCGCTTCAGCAAGTATAAAATTCATATCAGCATATCCTAAACGGATAACAGGAACTCCTACAAAGTTATTACGGTAAATATCATTTACCCTGTTATACATTTTGGTAGAGACTTTTACTGCTGTTTCACTGATAGCTGCTGTTGGATCTAAACCTATGTAAGCATTCCAATCATTTCTTTCCAACAATGTTGCTCCCTGGGGCAAATAAAGTGGATCAGTCAATGCCTGAATAGGAGCAAAATAGTAGAATAATCTATAATCTTTGTATTTTTTCAAAGGAGTGATTAGGGTCTCAGATCCGGGATAAGTCTCCATAGCCCTCCATTGTGTTACGTGCATTGGGTTTTCCTGACCATTTTTATTCGCAAATACAATCTGAAGGTTGTCTGCGTTACTTTCAAACAGGGGTTTTTCTTTTACTATCTGTGCAAAGAGCTGCTCAATCCGTAAATCCGTTGTATCTTCAGCTCTTTTTTGTAAGGACATTAAGACCTTTAAACGTAACACATTGGTCGCCTTTCTCCAATTTTCTGTATTTCCCCCATAAACGATGTCTCCTTCGAAACTTTCATTGGCTTTAGCAAAATATGTATCAGCTTTATCCAGATCATCTAAAACACCTATAAATACATCCTTTTGATCATCATATTTAGGATATCTGTATGTTTCTATGTCCAGAGCTTCACTATATGGAATATCGCCCATATCTAGGGAAGTACGATAGAATGCCCATGCTTTTAAATAATGATAGAGCCCGGCATATGCATCTTTGTCCGAATCAGGGGCAATTTCCATCATTTTATATGCATTAGTTAATCCTTGTAACAAATTGAAATCACCTTTGGATAAACTATTATATTGATAAAGATCAATTCCTTCTCCTGAGATTAATCGTTTACTTAAAAATTCACTGTTCCATAATCCGGATGGCATTATGTGATCCAATATGACTTTTGTTGCTAACATAGAGGATGTTACTGTCGTCGGTTTATTGGGGTCTGTGTTAATATCATTAAAATTTGATGTACAACGAACAAATACACTCAATAGAATACATACCGGTATTACATATTTTAATTTTATGAGAATTGTTTTCATATTATTCTGTTTTAAAAATTCAATTTGAAATTAACTCCAATATACCGCTGAGAAGGTGAATTCAGGTTCTCATACCCATACTGATCACCTCCTTTGTCTGGGTCGGACATTTTATATTTCTTTGTCCATAATAGAAGATTCTGCCCGGTTAAACTAACTTCTGCATGTTTTAACCCGATCATTTTGGTATATTCATATGGAATGGCATAAGTAATGGATAAATTTCTTAATTTAAAGAATGTTTCATCAAAGACATTTTGCCATTTAGGTTTACTTGCGCCATCGTTATATCTCATCATATATGATTGATAGGATACTGGAACATCGTTAGGCGCGTATACCCGTGTATCTTCCAGAATATTGCCATCTGCATCTCTTTTTACTTCACCGGATACAACTTTTACGCCATTTCCAATGTAATTGGTTTTACCATTTACTACTTCATCATAACGCCACTGGGTATCTGTATCAATATGAGAACCTGAACTCAACATAGTCTGTACAGTTCGTGAAAATGACATACCTCCAACTCGTCCGTCAATAGTAAAACTTAAGGTAAAATCTTTATAGCGGAACGTATTAGTAATACCCCATGTTAAGTCAGGTCTGATATTTCCTCTTTTAGAATAAAATGTTTGTTGAATGGGCATGCCTCCGTTATGAATAATATTTCCATTCGGATCTCTTTCCCAATCGTAAATTTCGAACCAATCCCAACGTTCCCCTTCTTTTACCCATGGCTTTTTAGTCGAATGGTCCGGATCTAACTTTTTATATGTATAGATGTCTCTTGACCAGTTGGTTAGAATATCCCATCTGAAATCTTTTGTTTGGACGGGAGTTCCTCCGATTGTCAATTCAAATCCTCTTCTTAAAAGTTCTTCTTCCGAGTTTACCTGAATGCTATTATATCCGGTAGAAGAACTAACGCCTCCGTTTACAATGAAATCAGATTCCACCTTTCTAAAATAAGCCAAATCGGCGTGAGCTCTATTACTGAAGAAATTAACAGCTGTACCAATTTCCATGGTTGTTGCTTTTTTAGGCAGAATGTCATTCCCTATTATTGAAGACGGGAAACTGGCTGTTCCTGATCCGTTCCATCTATTGGGTACTACAGTATATACGTTGTTATTTGCATAAATATCAGCATCTTGTTTGGTCATTGTCCAAGAGCCTCTTACTTTCCAAAAATCCCAAATTTCCGGTAACTTAATGAGTTCAGATAGGACAATACTTCCGGACACTGAAGGATAAAAATAGGAACGATTGTTTTTATTAAGTGTTGAAGACCAATCATTCCTTCCTGTAAGATCTAGGAAAAAAGTGCTAGCCCATGACATAGATACTTTACCATACAAACTATTTGTTTGTTTACGTTTCATGACATTCTGATTAGAACTAAAATCGTATGGAGTTTTGACAGGGTCAACAGATGCTTGTAAAGAATAAAAACCTGGTATTGTCAGGCCTCCTGCTGTTTTGATAAACTGGTTATCGGATTTCCAATAATAAATATTTCCACCGAATAACACATTCAGATTTAATTTGTTCCACGTTTTATCAGCCATTAACATAGCATCTGTATTAATACTATATCCAGAAGTTGTACTAGTATCGAAATATCCTTTTTTATCCCAGGAATAGTTAGCACTGATTGCGTTTCTGTTTTCTGTTTTATCTATGTAAGTATCCATTCCGGCACGTAGTACAGCTTTTAACCATGGATTAATATCGAGGCTTCCGTTCATATAAGTGTTGACCATTGTTTTGTCGGTCTTTTTTATGACCTCATAAGCTTTGAAATAAGGATTGTCGTACCAACTTCTGTCATACCAGTTTTGTTGAATATTTTCTTTTCCTTTAACCCAATAGTTTCTGTAGTCGCGTATATCATATTCAGTACCGCCCCATACTACCATATCATAAATATAGCTGGAACTATAATATCCTGCCCCAAAATCGTTGGGCGATATTTTTTTATTTATAGTAGCAGCAGCTTCCAATTTGAATTTGCCATAGGACATTTCACCTCCGACATAATAATTGAAACTATTTAATTTTTGATTAGGATATTGTCCTTTATTATAGACATGAGTGAGAGAAGTACGGAATGAACCGTATTTTCCTTTTTGAGAAACACTTACGTTATTATTCGTAACCATACTGAACTCCAGGAAGTTTTTGAAATTATTCTTCCCTTTAGAAACCAACTCTTGTTCTCTACGTTCATAACTATAAGGGTCATACATGACTGCTGTACGTCCAATATCCAATTTATCACCCCATACATATCCTGATACATCATCATATTTGCCTCCGTAACCGTAACTGTATGAAGATTGAGCTTTAGGGAAAGCTAAATAACCAGCAAAAAACATGGTATTACTATTCACACTAATATCCAGGCCTTCTCTTTGTGAACTCTTTTTAGTGGTAACCATGATGGCACCGTTACTGCCTAAAGCCCCGTAAAGAGCTGTAGCTGTCGGTCCTTTCAATACATCAATCGATTCAATATCATCTGACGCAATATTATTTAGAGACATATTTTGGGATGGTATCCCATCAATTATTAAAAGAGTTTCTTCGCCTCTAAGATTTAATTTAGTATTTTCATTGAATTCCGTCGTATTTAAGACTGTTAAGCCTGCTACTTTTCCGGTCAATAAAGAAGCTACGTCAACACCTTTTGCTGTAGTCAATCCGTCTGGATTTATTTTTTGTACTGCATATCCAAGCGCTTTCTCTTCTCGTTTGATACCTAGTGCAGTGACAACAACTTCCTCCAGCCTTTTAGTATCTTCTTCGAGCTGAATGGAAAA is a genomic window containing:
- a CDS encoding PEP/pyruvate-binding domain-containing protein, giving the protein MSGIPDFKNLVFKDTSFANLMNKRIYNVLLIATKYDAFMLEDDGRVDEQIFNEYTSLSLRYPPRFTQVTTEEEALAELEDRNFELIICMPNMDDRDIFAAAKEIKVHYPNIPIVVLTPFSKEVSKRIANEDLSAIDYVFSWLGNAELLLAIIKLIEDKWNAPDDTKSVGVQIILLVEDSIRFYSSALPHLYKFVLEQSQMFAKEALNGHQQTLRMRGRPKIKLARTYEEAVRIFDQYRDNMLGIVSDMSFMHNGMKDPYAGYKFGQYVRKTGLIIPFVLESSESCNKVYAKELGASFIDKNSKSYPQDLRKKIMQRFGFGDFVILNPQTKEEIMRIKDLKDLQKKVFQIPDDSLVYHLSRNHFSRFFYSRAMFPPAEVLKRVDVSDYKDMDEARKLIFDLIVQYRRMKNSGVVAIYQKDRFDEYSNFARIGDGSLGGKGRGLAFMGAMVKRYPKLETENFNTNIPKTVVICTDIFDEFMETNELLPIALGDADDETILKYFLRASLPASLIDDLMAFFDVVKSPIAVRSSSLLEDSHYQPFAGIYSTYMIPRMEDKYEMLRILSDAIKAVYASVFYRDSKAYMTATSNLIDQEKMAIVLQEVVGNRYNDHFYPTISGVARSLNFYPIGNEKAEDGIANIALGLGKYIVDGGQTLRFSPRHPHNILQMSTMDFALRETQTRFYALDLENLAQQFSIDDSFNLLRLNLKDADADGSLKYIVSTYDPYDQIIRDGYYSGGRKILSFVNILQHDVFPLAKTLDELLRIGQEEMGRPVEIEFAVNVDPNNHDKATFYLLQIRPIVDNKEIMDEDLSQVKNEETILSSTSVLGHGIVTDVQDIIYVKSGAFNSSNNQLIAYEIEKLNRRFTEEEKNYVLVGPGRWGSSDHWLGIPVKWPHISNARVIVECGLENYRVDPSQGTHFFQNLTSFGVGYFTINPFKGDGWFDEAYLNALPAVEDTEYLRHIHFDKPIVIKMDGKKSLGVVLKPE
- a CDS encoding metallophosphoesterase family protein, with translation MKQILFSMLFLLGGLLNGNAQQPSLQFNKDGKFKIVQFTDVHYIHNNPKSAISVERINEVLDAEKPDLVLFTGDVIYGKPAEEGMRTILNLAAQRKIPFGMTFGNHDNEQGLTRAQLFDIIRTIPYNLTDSVKGVSGASNYILPIKSSNGNKDAAVLYCMDSHSYSQIEGIGGYDYIKFDQIQWYRDNSTKFTKQNGGTPVPSLAFFHIALPEYNQAASDETAIMVGTRKEKACAPQLNSGLFASMKEMGDIEGVFVGHDHDDDYAVYWKGILLAYGRYTGGDTVYNNLTNGARVIEMTEGEKGFKTWIRLKDNEIINKVNYPSDFIKKKD
- a CDS encoding alkaline phosphatase; translated protein: MKKRNLLLFLVLTIFTVSSAFAAKPKAKHVVWIGLDGWGAYSVEKAEMPVTKQFMKDGSYTLKKRSVLPSSSAVNWASMFMGAGPEIHGYTEWGSKTPELPSRELNKHGIFPTVFQLLRDAQPDAEIGCLYDWDGIKYLVDTLSMSYHAQGPDYNKQPTVLCEMAVKYITEKKPTLTMIAFDNPDHVGHADGHDTPAYYAKIKELDGYIGQIVDAVKKAGMYDETIFIITADHGGINKGHGGKTMQEMETPFIIAGKNIKKGYCFDDISMMQFDCASTVAEIFNLKQPQVWIGRPMPVFK
- a CDS encoding metallophosphoesterase produces the protein MKKRLFLSVITLLNMMTMNAQVQPVQPKLTDDQSFSMILLPDPQSYTKFDVNQPLFELMTAWTANNKERLNIEAVLCTGDLVEQNEIRIPDGVNGNQTSEEQWKAASQAFARLDNKLPYVICTGNHDYGYEKSENRLCRFPAYFPSERNSCWRKSLVEVGNNYQDIPTLENAAYEFDTKTWGKILVISLEFAPRDEAIEWAKTITEKPKYKDHKVILLTHSYLAWNGKRHIKENYKVSPANYGEAIWQKLVYPSSNICMVICGHECEIAPFKDNVSFRVDKNAAGKEIPQMMFNAQTADGFWHGNGGDGWLRIMEFMPDGQTIKIKTFSPLFAISPTTADKSWRTESYDQFDITIK
- a CDS encoding BNR-repeat neuraminidase N-terminal domain-containing protein — its product is MKYIFALLIPFFSIFIVSSQLPTRNLALHLDGKDNNVRTGIGFLTGSWTLETWIKGDDNSWKDLEVIFGGGEYSFTNRADYLPLVIENGKLHSTWANLWSKEVLDDQWHHVAVSCDGFVTRLYLDGEVIDSKTTGISVLPGALGVNEDEPTTFGGFMDEVRIWNTAVPTETLKEWMNKPLAPTHPLFNSLVAYYNFDDGTKTEEVITNWVGKGDQAYHLRNGRNQYKGTAPLAYTVVNDNPKFVVPSKQQELFNAVVIDSEWDADQGSTDDQILKLRIAVTGDQAPLRLTALDLDLSEVTSLNDISNIHVYYTGKKARSDVKTELFGQGEKPRKKMSFRNESGAVTLTPGINYLLVTADIADKANPGNKIKISVPSFKLDETEYIPEKSEDPIDKSITENSKSNPNIVKVLQWNIWHGGNHLGKDGVTRIIDLIKTTNADVITMQEGYGSQQRIKEELGYNMQTASLQDNLVLFSRYSITPLPTKKTFFSNPVKLTLPDQRQMLVNACWIRYAYHPEYTGSFHMIGHNPYAWIADDARLGLVDLQNILENDTKPYLTGEDIPVILGGDFNSCSHLDWTAAAAPFHYGYGPVDFPISRYMQEKGYKDSFREINPDEIKRPEGTFAAIYGQLQRNRIDFLYYKGNNIRAVSSKIIKTTPEIDDVWASDHAAVLTTFELTPPSDK